The Natrinema salifodinae genome includes a window with the following:
- the mch gene encoding methenyltetrahydromethanopterin cyclohydrolase, which translates to MESLNRMAIELVDEALDYAEELNVGGYDLANDATVLDFGLEFDGGVEAGLLLTEIQTAGMATPSYELGELGDASIPYVELSTDQPALSLLCSQKAGWELTTEDFEGLGSGPARALVAEEAEFRQIGYTDAFDLTALAVETDEEPTEAAAQQVADMAEVEPSSVFLLAYPTASLVGSVTNAARAAELATFRLSELGYDPLDIVSVTGRAPVAPVADDEQTAIARTTDAIAYGGRAHITVREDADIFDSVPSTAAEDHGRPFGAVFDDLDWEFDEVPSDLFAPATVTIDVLGGPTYVHGETNEELLVESFGL; encoded by the coding sequence ATGGAAAGTCTCAATCGGATGGCGATCGAGCTGGTCGACGAGGCCCTCGATTACGCCGAGGAGTTGAACGTCGGGGGCTACGACCTGGCGAACGACGCGACGGTGCTCGACTTTGGGCTCGAGTTCGACGGCGGTGTCGAGGCGGGCCTGTTGCTCACCGAGATCCAGACCGCGGGGATGGCGACGCCGAGTTACGAACTCGGCGAACTGGGCGACGCGTCGATCCCCTACGTCGAGCTCTCGACCGACCAGCCGGCGCTCTCGCTGCTGTGTTCCCAGAAGGCGGGCTGGGAGCTGACCACCGAGGACTTCGAGGGCCTGGGCAGCGGGCCCGCCCGCGCCCTCGTCGCCGAGGAAGCGGAATTCCGACAGATCGGCTACACCGACGCCTTCGACCTGACGGCCTTAGCCGTCGAGACGGACGAGGAGCCGACCGAGGCCGCGGCCCAGCAGGTCGCCGACATGGCCGAGGTCGAGCCCAGCAGCGTCTTCCTGCTCGCCTACCCGACCGCGAGCCTCGTCGGAAGCGTGACGAACGCCGCCCGCGCCGCCGAACTCGCAACCTTCCGGCTCTCGGAACTCGGCTACGATCCGCTCGACATCGTCTCCGTGACCGGCCGCGCGCCGGTCGCGCCCGTCGCGGACGACGAGCAGACGGCCATCGCGCGCACGACCGATGCGATCGCCTACGGCGGGCGGGCCCACATCACCGTCCGCGAGGACGCCGATATCTTCGACTCGGTACCGTCGACGGCCGCCGAGGACCACGGCCGTCCGTTCGGCGCGGTCTTCGACGACTTAGACTGGGAGTTCGACGAAGTGCCGTCGGACCTGTTCGCGCCCGCAACGGTAACGATCGACGTGCTCGGGGGGCCGACCTACGTCCACGGCGAGACGAACGAGGAACTGCTCGTCGAGTCCTTCGGACTCTGA